In the genome of Paenarthrobacter ureafaciens, the window GGCCGGCTTGGGCGGGGCGTCCAGGCGAAGGATCTTGGTGACCAGCTTGGTGACGGCGTCCTTGTTGGCACTTCCGCTGCCCGTGACCGCCGCCTTGACTTCGGATGGCGTGTGCAGTGCCACCGGTATGTCCCGCCGGGCGGCAGCCGCAATCACCACTCCCGACGCCTGCGCCACGCCCATGACGGTACTGACGTTCATTTGGGAGAAGACGCGCTCCACGGCCACCACATCGGGTTGATGAAGGTCCAGCCACTCATCGATTGCCTGGGCGATGACCAGCAGGCGCCTGTCCAGGGTGAGTTCCGCCGAGGTACCGACGACGCCGACAGCCACCATGGTTGCGCGGCGGTTCCGTTCGATATCCACGACGCCGAT includes:
- the ruvC gene encoding crossover junction endodeoxyribonuclease RuvC, coding for MTLRVLGVDPGLTRCGIGVVDIERNRRATMVAVGVVGTSAELTLDRRLLVIAQAIDEWLDLHQPDVVAVERVFSQMNVSTVMGVAQASGVVIAAAARRDIPVALHTPSEVKAAVTGSGSANKDAVTKLVTKILRLDAPPKPADAADALALALTHAWRAGNGTGAPGAKGSSALTPAQKAWAEAEAKARRAR